The following are from one region of the Anomaloglossus baeobatrachus isolate aAnoBae1 chromosome 1, aAnoBae1.hap1, whole genome shotgun sequence genome:
- the ELF2 gene encoding ETS-related transcription factor Elf-2 isoform X2: protein MATSLHEGPTNQLDLLIRAVEASVHSSNVHCTDKTIEAAEALLHMESPTILRDSRSPVEVYVPPCVSTPEFIHAAMRPDVITETVVEVSTEDSEPMDSSPIPISLELGEPMKKKKAGRKPKMQQPTFANGSPDLGIKKKPREGKGNTTYLWEFLLDLLQDKNTCPRYIKWTQREKGIFKLVDSKAVSKLWGKHKNKPDMNYETMGRALRYYYQRGILAKVEGQRLVYQFKEMPKNIVVIEDDKVEACTEEMMSPIDDKSLERVSIPTEGILKMSMPARIEKNPIQQTSPRKPRLVSLGSPVSEVPPHSPTSTTPNPAQRTVRVAMQVPVVMTSLGQKISTLAVQSMNPGSPLLANTSPTAASAPKVVIQTIPTMMQASSESDKFTVQPAKIITIPTSQLTQCQLQTKPNLGGAGGLNLVGTPLTVRALTPVSIAHGTPVMRLAMPAQQARCQTPPRVISTLIKGPEMKSDILLSRQDGEMKTFQLVKEEKPADGGKTVTHVVVVSAPAGITLPVTVKQEGTVLCEK from the exons TTGAAGCGTCTGTACACAGCAGCAATGTTCACTGCACGGATAAGACCATTGAGGCGGCAGAGGCTCTGCTACACATGGAGTCTCCCACCATCCTCCGAGATTCCAGGAGTCCAG TGGAAGTCTATGTACCGCCGTGTGTGTCCACTCCAGAGTTTATCCACGCTGCCATGAGGCCAGATGTGATCACTGAGACTGTGGTGGAAGTGTCCACCGAGGACTCGGAGCCGATGGATTCCTCCCCCATACCAATATCTCTAGAGCTTGGAGAGCCCATGAAGAAGAAAAAAG CTGGTCGTAAACCAAAGATGCAGCAACCAACATTTGCCAATGGCTCGCCAGATTTGGGAATAAAGAAGAAACCACGGGAAGGAAAag GAAATACAACTTACCTATGGGAGTTCCTGTTAGACTTGCTTCAGGATAAGAACACTTGCCCCAGATATATCAAGTGGACACAGAGGGAGAAGGGCATCTTCAAGCTGGTGGATTCTAAAGCAGTTTCAAAACTTTGGGGAAAACACAAAAACAAACCGGACATGAACTACGAGACCATGGGAAGAGCTTTACG ATATTACTATCAACGAGGAATTCTAGCAAAAGTGGAGGGTCAGCGGCTCGTGTACCAGTTCAAAGAGATGCCCAAGAATATTGTGGTCATAGAAGATGACAAAGTGGAGGCCTGCACAGAGGAGATGATGTCTCCAATTGATGACAAGTCTCTGGAGCGTGTGTCTATTCCCACAGAGGGTATACTTAAAATGTCTATGCCAGCTCGGATAGAGAAAAACCCGATTCAACAAACGTCACCAAGAAAGCCTAGACTAGTGAGCCTGGGGTCTCCTGTGAGCGAGGTACCTCCTCACTCGCCCACCAGCACCACACCAAACCCAGCACAGAG gACTGTTCGTGTTGCAATGCAAGTGCCTGTTGTGATGACTTCCCTGGGCCAGAAAATTTCCACTTTGGCCGTCCAGTCGATGAACCCAGGGTCTCCATTGTTAGCCAATACCAGCCCCACCGCTGCATCAGCTCCAAAGGTTGTAATCCAGACGATCCCAACTATGATGCAAGCTTCCTCAGAAAGTGACAAATTCACAGTGCAACCTGCCAAAATAATAACCATCCCGACCTCGCAGCTCACACAGTGTCAGCTGCAGACAAAGCCCAACTTAGGTGGTGCTGGGGGCTTGAATCTGGTGGGCACACCACTGACTGTGAGAGCACTTACGCCTGTATCCATCGCCCATGGGACCCCTGTTATGAGACTAGCTATGCCTGCACAACAGGCTCGGTGCCAGACGCCACCTCGGGTCATCAGCACCCTTATTAAAGGACCTGAAATGAAATCGGACATACTGCTGAGCAGGCAGGACGGAGAAATGAAAACATTTCAGCTTGTTAAGGAGGAGAAACCAGCCGATGGGGGCAAAACAGTAACGCATGTTGTGGTTGTTAGTGCTCCGGCAGGAATTACTTTGCCTGTGACTGTCAAACAAGAAGGGACGGTGCTCTGTGAAAAGTGA